From a region of the Campylobacter sp. CNRCH_2014_0184h genome:
- the ligA gene encoding NAD-dependent DNA ligase LigA, whose product MTYQEYLEKVKLAKEWMRAYYEDDEPLASDEEYDKLIRELKAFETLHQEKISKDSPTQNIAPTIQSEFHKLAHSAKMWSMEDVFDEAELRAWAKRAKCEFDFFIEPKFDGASLNLTYENGILISGATRGDGEVGEDITLNVKEISNIPQKIPYKNKIEIRGEVVILKEDFEKINEKRAKDGLSLFANPRNAASGSLRQLDTSITKERNLKFYPWGVGENSLEFKKHSEVMEFVRNLGFLKDDFVFCVKTLDEVLEKYHELLEKRDQKPMMMDGMVVRVDDLAHCKLLGYTVKFPKFMSAFKFPALEKTTTLLGVNLQVGRSGVITPVAVLEPVNLDGVIVKSATLHNFDEIARLGVMIGDSVSVIRSGDVIPKITKVFTQRRDGLESKITKPTLCPECFSELLDEGAFLKCQNLDCKARLVNSIIHFVSKKCLNIDGLGENIVELLFKEGKITNIESIFFLKYSDFEGLEGFKEKKINNLLSAIENAKKCPLSRFITALGIEHIGEVAAKKLAQSFGFEWFIQSYEAYANLEGFGEQMAKSLEEFTHVNANRIKHFYEILHLEDEKKEFIINENISNKTFVITGTLSKSRDHFKELIESFGAKVSSSVSKKTDFVLYGSEAGSKLEKAQSLGVKCINEAEFNALLGGDDEV is encoded by the coding sequence ATGACTTATCAAGAGTATTTAGAAAAGGTAAAATTAGCAAAAGAATGGATGAGGGCTTATTATGAAGATGATGAGCCTTTAGCAAGCGATGAAGAATACGATAAACTTATAAGAGAGTTAAAAGCATTTGAAACGCTTCATCAAGAAAAGATTTCTAAAGACTCTCCTACGCAAAATATCGCCCCAACTATACAAAGTGAGTTTCATAAACTTGCACATAGTGCAAAAATGTGGTCTATGGAAGATGTTTTTGATGAAGCTGAACTTAGAGCTTGGGCAAAAAGAGCTAAATGTGAGTTTGATTTTTTCATAGAACCTAAATTTGATGGAGCAAGTTTAAATCTTACTTATGAAAATGGTATTTTAATCAGCGGTGCTACAAGGGGCGATGGGGAAGTAGGCGAGGATATTACTTTAAATGTTAAAGAGATATCCAATATACCTCAAAAAATTCCTTATAAAAACAAGATAGAAATTCGTGGCGAAGTAGTGATTTTAAAAGAAGATTTTGAAAAAATCAATGAAAAAAGAGCCAAAGATGGCTTGAGTTTATTTGCAAACCCACGCAATGCAGCAAGTGGCTCTTTAAGACAGCTTGATACAAGCATTACAAAAGAAAGAAATTTAAAATTTTATCCTTGGGGAGTGGGGGAGAATTCTTTAGAGTTTAAGAAACACTCTGAAGTGATGGAGTTTGTAAGAAATCTTGGCTTTTTAAAAGATGATTTTGTTTTTTGTGTAAAGACTTTAGATGAGGTTTTAGAAAAATACCATGAGCTTTTAGAAAAAAGAGATCAAAAGCCTATGATGATGGATGGTATGGTTGTAAGGGTAGATGATTTAGCTCATTGTAAGCTTTTGGGTTATACCGTGAAATTTCCAAAATTTATGTCTGCGTTTAAATTTCCTGCTTTGGAAAAAACTACAACCTTACTCGGGGTTAATTTACAAGTTGGAAGAAGTGGGGTAATCACTCCTGTGGCGGTTTTAGAGCCTGTAAATTTAGACGGGGTTATCGTAAAGTCTGCAACCTTGCATAATTTTGATGAGATAGCTAGACTTGGAGTGATGATAGGCGATAGTGTAAGTGTGATAAGAAGTGGCGATGTTATACCTAAAATCACTAAAGTTTTTACCCAAAGACGCGATGGTTTAGAAAGTAAAATCACCAAGCCAACTCTTTGTCCTGAGTGTTTTAGTGAGCTTTTAGATGAGGGTGCTTTTTTAAAATGTCAAAACCTAGACTGCAAAGCAAGACTTGTAAATTCTATTATACATTTTGTATCCAAAAAGTGTTTAAATATAGACGGCCTTGGAGAAAATATCGTAGAACTTTTATTTAAAGAAGGAAAAATCACTAATATAGAAAGCATATTTTTCTTAAAATATAGTGATTTTGAAGGTTTAGAAGGCTTTAAAGAGAAAAAAATCAACAACCTTCTAAGCGCTATTGAAAATGCAAAAAAATGCCCCTTATCAAGGTTTATCACTGCTTTGGGTATAGAGCATATTGGAGAAGTGGCAGCTAAAAAGCTAGCGCAATCTTTTGGCTTTGAATGGTTTATACAAAGCTATGAAGCTTATGCAAATTTAGAAGGCTTTGGCGAGCAAATGGCTAAAAGCTTAGAAGAATTTACCCATGTTAACGCAAACCGCATTAAGCATTTTTATGAAATTTTGCATTTAGAGGATGAGAAAAAAGAGTTTATTATAAATGAAAATATTTCTAATAAAACCTTTGTTATCACAGGAACTTTAAGTAAATCACGCGATCATTTTAAAGAGCTAATCGAAAGCTTTGGAGCAAAAGTAAGTTCAAGTGTATCTAAAAAAACGGACTTTGTATTATATGGAAGCGAAGCAGGCTCAAAGCTTGAAAAGGCTCAAAGTTTAGGAGTCAAGTGCATCAATGAGGCTGAGTTTAATGCTCTTTTAGGCGGTGATGATGAGGTTTGA
- the folP gene encoding dihydropteroate synthase: MKIIKINPNTDFEKISKYIKPHKAGEKIMSEKTQIHFFLIKELRAPAANILKQDALRVGAELVTHKEVILGKEHTNALLMVTQDQAKKLIEKEKLQDFKLKNLALFLKSNFAKPKHAKIMGVININEDSFNAQSRVKENEVLEKIELMISQGADYIDIGGVSSRPGSVYCGQEEEFKRLKNTLDLIYKEKLYEKCIFSLDSFDEYCLEYALNKGFKLINDITGFKNENLAKLALKYKATYTLMHIQNTPQNMQDNPHYEDVLAELDDFFAQKLKRLSELGLVDVILDVGIGFGKSPWHNMMLIKHLEHFLRFEKELLIGASRKSMINAYFSSSVEQRLAGTLYLHLEAFKNGASIIRVHDVYEHKQMFELAKAMDELSLE; this comes from the coding sequence ATGAAAATCATTAAAATCAATCCTAATACAGATTTTGAAAAAATTTCTAAATATATAAAGCCACATAAAGCAGGCGAGAAAATTATGAGTGAAAAAACTCAAATTCATTTTTTTCTTATCAAAGAATTAAGAGCACCTGCTGCAAATATACTCAAACAAGATGCGCTAAGGGTTGGAGCTGAGCTTGTAACACATAAAGAAGTTATACTAGGCAAAGAACATACCAATGCCTTGCTTATGGTAACACAAGATCAAGCTAAAAAGCTTATAGAAAAAGAAAAACTACAAGATTTTAAACTTAAAAATTTAGCACTATTTTTAAAGTCTAATTTCGCTAAACCCAAACACGCAAAAATTATGGGTGTGATTAATATTAATGAAGATAGTTTTAATGCTCAAAGTAGGGTTAAAGAAAATGAAGTTTTAGAAAAAATCGAACTCATGATTTCTCAAGGGGCTGATTATATAGATATAGGCGGGGTTTCTTCAAGACCTGGTAGTGTGTATTGTGGGCAAGAAGAAGAGTTTAAGCGTTTAAAAAATACCTTAGATTTAATCTATAAAGAAAAACTTTATGAAAAATGTATTTTTAGCTTAGATAGTTTTGATGAGTATTGTTTAGAATATGCTTTAAATAAAGGCTTTAAGCTTATTAATGATATCACCGGTTTTAAAAATGAAAATTTAGCCAAACTAGCTTTAAAATACAAAGCCACTTACACACTCATGCATATACAAAATACTCCACAAAATATGCAAGATAACCCGCATTATGAAGATGTATTAGCTGAGCTTGATGATTTTTTTGCGCAAAAACTAAAAAGGCTAAGTGAGCTTGGTTTAGTAGATGTGATTTTAGATGTTGGTATTGGTTTTGGTAAAAGTCCTTGGCATAATATGATGTTAATCAAGCATTTAGAGCATTTTTTACGCTTTGAAAAAGAACTTTTAATCGGAGCTAGTAGAAAAAGTATGATAAATGCTTATTTTAGCTCAAGTGTTGAGCAAAGACTAGCGGGTACGCTTTATTTGCATTTAGAGGCTTTTAAAAATGGAGCAAGTATTATAAGAGTGCATGATGTATATGAACATAAACAAATGTTTGAACTTGCAAAAGCTATGGATGAACTTTCTTTGGAGTAA
- a CDS encoding DNA polymerase III subunit delta' → MQEKLTEEYDQKNLRFFIPKNPDLELRLNDLTYDKNGQATAKAIMNESYIAEAQAKIIVILAKSFREEAQNFLLKLFEEPPKNVYFIIVAPSKNVFLPTILSRFIIKKHKIQKEKMSLNLDLKKMDLAQIASLLKQYENIDKHECLELISTLSHECFKQDIKLNDEEIEFFYKAYELAKLNAKPIILLSTIALILHERKNENH, encoded by the coding sequence ATGCAAGAAAAGCTCACAGAAGAATATGATCAAAAAAATCTAAGATTTTTCATACCCAAAAATCCTGACTTAGAATTAAGACTAAATGACTTAACTTATGACAAAAACGGCCAAGCAACCGCAAAAGCTATTATGAATGAAAGTTATATAGCTGAAGCACAAGCTAAAATCATTGTTATACTAGCCAAGTCTTTTCGTGAAGAAGCGCAAAATTTTTTGTTAAAACTTTTTGAAGAGCCACCAAAAAATGTATATTTTATCATCGTAGCTCCTTCAAAAAATGTTTTTTTACCTACTATACTTTCAAGATTTATCATAAAAAAGCATAAAATTCAAAAAGAAAAGATGTCTTTAAATTTGGATCTTAAAAAAATGGATCTAGCTCAAATTGCTTCATTATTAAAACAATATGAAAATATAGATAAGCATGAGTGTTTAGAGTTAATTAGCACTTTAAGCCATGAATGTTTTAAACAAGATATAAAATTAAACGATGAAGAAATTGAATTTTTTTATAAAGCTTATGAATTAGCTAAATTAAATGCAAAGCCAATTATTTTACTAAGCACTATAGCTTTAATTTTACACGAGAGAAAAAATGAAAATCATTAA
- a CDS encoding HobA family DNA replication regulator, translated as MSNSFLKFTLEQIRENGTYTSWLEERRLEWSPLIASKLALLLQGYTFIVITDDQRTWFEEYFLGQINASSTRPLVPFVSLKGIYNKTCNTQEDIDLLNDLLSISFPNGYAFFYIGTNTGFKFKIANSKAESMLWLFDEQLQNSFYLSSRDKELDYKLISLYKVFEQSLEAVLFSKVEI; from the coding sequence ATGAGCAATAGTTTTTTAAAATTTACCCTAGAGCAAATCCGAGAAAATGGTACTTATACAAGTTGGTTAGAAGAAAGGCGTCTTGAGTGGTCGCCTTTGATCGCTTCTAAGTTAGCTTTGCTTTTGCAAGGTTATACTTTTATTGTGATTACTGATGATCAAAGAACGTGGTTTGAAGAGTATTTTTTAGGCCAAATTAACGCTAGTTCCACAAGACCTTTAGTGCCTTTTGTGTCTTTAAAAGGAATTTATAATAAAACTTGTAATACCCAAGAAGATATAGATTTGTTAAATGATCTTTTAAGTATTTCTTTTCCTAATGGTTATGCCTTTTTTTATATAGGAACTAATACAGGTTTTAAATTTAAAATCGCTAATTCTAAAGCAGAAAGTATGCTTTGGCTTTTTGATGAGCAATTGCAAAATAGCTTTTACCTTTCCTCGCGTGATAAGGAATTAGACTATAAACTCATTTCTTTATATAAAGTATTTGAGCAAAGCTTAGAGGCTGTGCTTTTTTCTAAGGTAGAAATTTGA